A genomic window from Bubalus bubalis isolate 160015118507 breed Murrah chromosome 11, NDDB_SH_1, whole genome shotgun sequence includes:
- the CEBPE gene encoding CCAAT/enhancer-binding protein epsilon, protein MSHGTYYECEPRAGQQPLEFSGARAGPGELGDMCEHEASIDLSAYIESGEEQLLSDLFAVKPAPEARGLKGPGTPAFPHYLPADPRPFTYPPHTFGPDRKALGPGIYSSPGSYDPRAVAVKEEPRGPEGSRGASRSGYNPLQYQVAHCGQTAMHLPPGLASPSQPLRVLKAPLAAAAPPCSPLLKAPSPAGPSHKGKKAVNKDSLEYRLRRERNNIAVRKSRDKAKRRILETQQKVLEYMAENERLRNRVEQLTQELDTLRNLFRQIPEAANLIKGVGGCS, encoded by the exons ATGTCCCACGGGACCTACTACGAGTGCGAGCCCCGCGCTGGCCAGCAGCCACTGGAGTTCTCAGGGGCCCGCGCGGGGCCTGGGGAGCTGGGGGACATGTGTGAGCATGAGGCCTCCATCGACCTGTCTGCCTACATCGAGTCTGGGGAAGAACAGCTCCTCTCCGACCTCTTCGCCGTGAAGCCGGCCCCTGAGGCCCGAGGCCTTAAGGGGCCCGGGACCCCTGCCTTCCCCCACTACCTGCCGGCTGACCCCCGGCCCTTCACCTATCCCCCACATACCTTCGGCCCCGACAGGAAGGCCTTGGGGCCTGGCATCTACAGCAGCCCAGGGAGCTACGACCCCAGGGCTGTGGCCGTGAAGGAGGAGCCTAGGGGGCCTGAGGGCAGCCGGGGGGCCAGCCGCAGCGGCTACAACCCTCTGCAGTACCAAGTGGCACACTGTGGGCAGACAGCCATGCACCTGCCCCCAGGCCTGGCGTCACCCAGCCAGCCACTGCGCGTCCTCAAG GCCCCTTTGGCCGCTGCCGCGCCCCCCTGCAGCCCGCTCCTCAAGGCGCCCTCCCCAGCAGGCCCCTCACACAAGGGCAAGAAGGCGGTGAACAAAGACAGCCTGGAATACCGGCTGCGGCGGGAGCGGAACAACATCGCGGTGCGCAAGAGCCGGGACAAGGCCAAGCGGCGCATCCTGGAGACACAGCAGAAGGTGTTGGAGTACATGGCCGAGAACGAGCGCCTGCGCAACCGCGTGGAACAGCTGACCCAGGAGCTGGACACGCTGCGCAACCTCTTCCGCCAGATCCCTGAGGCCGCCAACCTCATCAAGGGCGTGGGGGGCTGCAGCTGA